A stretch of Clostridia bacterium DNA encodes these proteins:
- a CDS encoding cell wall hydrolase, whose translation MKSFLNKSLIAIMAMLLWPAPCLADNIPVTMSVNQQTIEMDTLGYLESGRTYLPIRFMVQAMGAQSIEWRQDDQLALIKMGDNRILQLATDETTALIDDEAIAFSKPLPFHDGRLFVPIAELKDYLGFSISYNPQTIHVNIDKPDVVVTPELIADPIDEEDLLWLSRIVEVEAKGQPIENKIAVANVVLNRVESDAFPDSVYDVIFQVDVHTQFPPAHKDGFTEIEPSDASWQAAKVALMGSNNIEDCLFFNYRPFSNMQDRFFTEMNGEYFYR comes from the coding sequence ATGAAAAGTTTCCTGAATAAGTCACTGATAGCGATTATGGCCATGTTGCTATGGCCGGCACCGTGTTTAGCAGATAATATTCCAGTTACAATGAGCGTAAACCAACAGACGATTGAAATGGACACGCTGGGGTATCTGGAAAGCGGGCGAACTTATCTACCGATTCGTTTCATGGTCCAGGCTATGGGGGCCCAGAGTATTGAATGGCGCCAAGATGATCAGCTTGCCTTAATCAAGATGGGGGATAATCGAATCCTGCAATTGGCGACAGATGAGACGACTGCATTGATTGACGATGAGGCAATAGCGTTTAGCAAACCGTTGCCATTTCATGATGGACGTTTGTTTGTCCCTATCGCTGAGCTGAAGGATTATTTAGGTTTTAGCATTTCCTACAATCCACAAACCATTCATGTAAATATTGATAAGCCAGATGTTGTCGTAACGCCGGAGTTGATTGCTGACCCAATCGACGAGGAAGATTTGCTGTGGTTATCTAGAATTGTTGAAGTAGAGGCAAAGGGGCAACCGATTGAAAATAAGATTGCTGTAGCGAACGTAGTACTCAATCGGGTGGAAAGTGATGCTTTTCCCGATTCCGTATATGATGTAATTTTCCAGGTTGATGTGCATACGCAGTTTCCACCAGCCCATAAGGATGGATTTACGGAAATTGAACCTTCTGATGCGAGTTGGCAAGCGGCAAAAGTGGCTTTGATGGGTTCAAACAATATCGAAGATTGTCTCTTTTTCAATTATCGACCTTTTTCAAATATGCAAGATCGATTCTTTACTGAAATGAATGGAGAATACTTTTATCGTTAA
- the pyrB gene encoding aspartate carbamoyltransferase, giving the protein MLKGKHLIEPFDFSLEELEQVFDLADQIIQSPERFLDACKGRILATLFYEPSTRTRFSFEAAMQRLGGQVIGFDDPSTSSTAKGESLSDTIRTIACYADIAAIRHPREGTAKLASKFTDMPIINAGDGGHQHPTQTLTDLLTIRHYHEEIKDLTVGVCGDLKFGRTIHSLVKALSRYENIHFKMISPEELKMPQYILDELPSDSYELTDSLEAAIGDVDILYMSRVQRERFVSEDEYQRLKDFFILDKNKMKLAKENMIVMHPLPRVNEISKEIDTDTRCVYFEQAKFGMFVRMALIMKLLGASVE; this is encoded by the coding sequence ATGTTAAAAGGTAAACACCTGATTGAGCCATTTGATTTTAGCCTAGAGGAGTTGGAGCAAGTATTTGATTTGGCTGATCAAATCATTCAATCTCCAGAACGTTTTTTAGATGCATGCAAGGGAAGGATTCTAGCTACACTGTTTTATGAACCATCCACTAGAACAAGATTTTCCTTTGAAGCGGCCATGCAAAGACTTGGTGGTCAGGTTATCGGCTTTGATGACCCCAGCACTTCTTCAACAGCAAAAGGTGAATCATTATCAGACACCATTCGTACCATCGCATGTTATGCTGACATTGCAGCAATCAGACATCCTAGAGAAGGTACAGCAAAGCTAGCCTCCAAGTTTACAGATATGCCAATAATTAATGCTGGAGACGGTGGTCATCAGCATCCTACCCAAACCCTAACTGATTTACTAACAATCCGCCATTATCACGAGGAAATCAAAGATTTAACCGTGGGAGTATGTGGTGACCTGAAATTTGGTCGCACAATTCACTCTCTAGTAAAAGCCCTATCAAGATATGAGAATATTCACTTCAAAATGATTTCACCTGAAGAATTAAAGATGCCACAGTATATATTGGATGAGCTACCTAGCGATAGCTATGAACTAACAGACAGCTTGGAAGCGGCAATCGGGGATGTAGATATCCTTTACATGTCTAGAGTACAAAGAGAACGCTTTGTATCAGAAGATGAGTATCAGCGTTTAAAAGACTTCTTCATTTTAGATAAAAACAAGATGAAACTGGCCAAAGAGAACATGATTGTTATGCATCCGCTACCACGCGTTAATGAAATTTCCAAGGAAATAGATACAGATACTCGTTGCGTCTATTTTGAACAAGCCAAATTTGGAATGTTCGTCAGAATGGCACTAATTATGAAATTGCTGGGAGCATCCGTTGAATAG
- a CDS encoding aspartate carbamoyltransferase regulatory subunit: MINVSKLKKGVVIDHIEANKGYKIFNQLKLDQSEDVVVLMRNVPSQKMGKKDLIKIENDINVDLTVLGLIDPNVTVNIVENGERIKKIKLSLPEKVMGILDCKNPRCISKHENVGDIGFILVDKEKKLYRCEYCDARTSL, encoded by the coding sequence ATGATTAATGTATCAAAACTAAAAAAAGGCGTAGTCATCGACCATATCGAAGCAAATAAAGGCTATAAGATTTTTAATCAGTTAAAGTTGGACCAAAGTGAAGACGTGGTTGTCCTGATGCGTAATGTACCTTCCCAGAAGATGGGGAAAAAAGATCTAATTAAAATAGAGAACGATATCAATGTAGATTTGACCGTATTAGGCCTGATTGACCCCAATGTAACGGTGAATATCGTGGAAAACGGTGAACGCATTAAAAAGATTAAGCTGTCCTTGCCAGAAAAAGTGATGGGAATCCTAGATTGTAAAAACCCACGTTGCATAAGCAAGCATGAAAATGTAGGTGATATTGGTTTCATATTGGTCGACAAGGAAAAGAAATTATATCGCTGTGAGTACTGCGATGCTAGAACTTCATTATAG
- a CDS encoding GNAT family N-acetyltransferase, whose translation MEFFLKTDRLGLQKITFNHQDSIKSVLQDEEIMFYSASGIKNDAEVKDYIIQTMSDYQDGYGQYAAYELASGDFIGLAGYFSFIFEEHQDLEINYRLLRQYRDRGYASELAKYLAEYALTDLAYRRVFGLVDKRNLASKRVLEKAGMRALGEYNYHNRETLLYCREKEQNAI comes from the coding sequence ATGGAGTTCTTTTTAAAAACAGACAGGTTGGGATTGCAGAAAATAACCTTTAATCATCAAGATTCGATAAAGTCGGTCTTGCAAGATGAAGAAATCATGTTTTATTCTGCTAGCGGAATTAAAAATGATGCTGAGGTTAAAGATTATATAATCCAGACCATGTCAGATTATCAAGATGGTTATGGCCAATATGCAGCGTACGAATTGGCGAGCGGAGATTTTATAGGATTGGCTGGGTATTTTTCCTTTATATTTGAAGAACATCAAGACCTAGAAATTAATTATCGCCTGCTTCGACAATACCGTGATAGAGGCTATGCCTCAGAACTAGCCAAGTACTTGGCAGAGTATGCTCTAACGGACTTAGCGTATAGGCGGGTATTTGGACTAGTTGATAAAAGGAATCTTGCCTCAAAAAGAGTTCTGGAAAAGGCGGGTATGCGAGCTTTAGGTGAATATAATTACCACAATCGAGAGACCTTGCTCTATTGCAGAGAAAAAGAACAGAATGCAATTTAA